From one Magnolia sinica isolate HGM2019 chromosome 18, MsV1, whole genome shotgun sequence genomic stretch:
- the LOC131232716 gene encoding uncharacterized protein LOC131232716 isoform X2, translating to MACCIWTEDVSVVDTKLKSDDGNGDYVNLICSNDRESEEFGMPLPQSPRKGCPLWWWMKVVLSCLLLVVSAACFIIWGGPFLVHKVVAPILDWETTTFSTPVLGLLLFASMAIFPTLLIPSAPCMWIAGMTFGYGFGFLLIMAGTSLGMSLPYLSGSLFRRRIHRWLENWPQKAAIMRLAGEGNWFHQFRAVTLLRISPFPYIIFNYAVVATNIKYGPYIFGSLVGTVPEVFITIYRKVQQTDWPRQAVSAG from the exons ATGGCGTGTTGTATATGGACGGAGGATGTGTCGGTTGTGGACACGAAGCTGAAATCGGATGATGGAAATGGGGATTATGTGAATTTGATATGTTCGAATGATCGGGAATCGGAGGAATTCGGGATGCCGCTGCCTCAGTCTCCGAGGAAGGGATGTCCTCTCTGGTGGTGGATGAAGGTGGTTTTGTCCTGCCTTCTCTTGGTGGTCAGTGCCGCTTGTTTCATCATCTGGGGTGGGCCGTTCCTCGTTCATAAG GTGGTTGCCCCAATCTTGGATTGGGAGACGACGACATTTAGCACACCAGTTCTTGGGCTTTTACTCTTTGCTTCTATGGCAATATTCCCTACTCTGTTAATACCTTCTGCACCTTGTATGTGGATAGCGGGGATGACttttggttatggttttggttttctACTCATTATGGCAGGGACAAGTTTGGGCATGTCACTTCCATATCTCAGTGGTTCTCTGTTCCGTCGCAGAATACAT AGGTGGCTAGAAAACTGGCCCCAGAAAGCTGCTATTATGAGATTAGCTGGTGAAGGAAATTGGTTCCATCAGTTTCGAGCTGTCACTTTACTCAGGATTTCTCCGTTTCCATATATTATCTTCAATTATGCTGTTGTTGCAACAAACATTAAATATGGTCCTTACATATTTGGGTCATTGGTGGGAACTGTACCTGAAGTTTTCATCACAATTTACAG AAAAGTGCAGCAAACTGATTGGCCCCGTCAAGCAGTGTCAGCAGGCTAA
- the LOC131232716 gene encoding uncharacterized protein LOC131232716 isoform X1 has product MACCIWTEDVSVVDTKLKSDDGNGDYVNLICSNDRESEEFGMPLPQSPRKGCPLWWWMKVVLSCLLLVVSAACFIIWGGPFLVHKVVAPILDWETTTFSTPVLGLLLFASMAIFPTLLIPSAPCMWIAGMTFGYGFGFLLIMAGTSLGMSLPYLSGSLFRRRIHRWLENWPQKAAIMRLAGEGNWFHQFRAVTLLRISPFPYIIFNYAVVATNIKYGPYIFGSLVGTVPEVFITIYSGILIKSLADVSEGGQFLSVPQILYDCLGFCAALSATAAITIYAKRTLQNLQIDDELE; this is encoded by the exons ATGGCGTGTTGTATATGGACGGAGGATGTGTCGGTTGTGGACACGAAGCTGAAATCGGATGATGGAAATGGGGATTATGTGAATTTGATATGTTCGAATGATCGGGAATCGGAGGAATTCGGGATGCCGCTGCCTCAGTCTCCGAGGAAGGGATGTCCTCTCTGGTGGTGGATGAAGGTGGTTTTGTCCTGCCTTCTCTTGGTGGTCAGTGCCGCTTGTTTCATCATCTGGGGTGGGCCGTTCCTCGTTCATAAG GTGGTTGCCCCAATCTTGGATTGGGAGACGACGACATTTAGCACACCAGTTCTTGGGCTTTTACTCTTTGCTTCTATGGCAATATTCCCTACTCTGTTAATACCTTCTGCACCTTGTATGTGGATAGCGGGGATGACttttggttatggttttggttttctACTCATTATGGCAGGGACAAGTTTGGGCATGTCACTTCCATATCTCAGTGGTTCTCTGTTCCGTCGCAGAATACAT AGGTGGCTAGAAAACTGGCCCCAGAAAGCTGCTATTATGAGATTAGCTGGTGAAGGAAATTGGTTCCATCAGTTTCGAGCTGTCACTTTACTCAGGATTTCTCCGTTTCCATATATTATCTTCAATTATGCTGTTGTTGCAACAAACATTAAATATGGTCCTTACATATTTGGGTCATTGGTGGGAACTGTACCTGAAGTTTTCATCACAATTTACAG TGGGATTTTGATAAAGAGCTTGGCAGATGTGAGTGAAGGAGGCCAGTTCCTGTCAGTGCCACAGATCCTCTATGACTGTCTCGGCTTCTGCGCAGCTCTTTCTGCCACTGCAGCCATCACAATCTATGCAAAACGAACACTCCAGAACCTCCAGATTGATGATGAGCTGGAGTAA
- the LOC131232978 gene encoding probable sodium/metabolite cotransporter BASS5, chloroplastic isoform X3 — protein MASIQHTYYAPALGFLMFAVGVNSSSKDFIEAINRPGVLTAGYVGQFIIKPLLGYFFGTISVTAFRLPTSIGAGIMLVSCVSGAQLSNYATFLADPAMAPLSIVMTSLSTATAVLVTPMLSLLLIGKRLPVDVKGMMSSIVQIVVVPIAAGLLLNRFSPRISAAIRPLLPPLSVFVTALCVGSPLAINIDAVLSPFGIIILLLIIGFHASSFFAGYILTGLVFQKAPDVKALQRTLSFETGMQSSLLALALANKFFKDPLVGVPPAISVVIMSLMGFSLVMLWTKRRDQVPA, from the exons ATGGCTTCGATACAACATAC GTATTATGCCCCAGCACTGGGATTTTTGATGTTTGCTGTTGGGGTTAATTCAAGTTCAAAGGATTTCATTGAAGCAATCAATAGACCTGGAGTTCTAACTGCTGGATATGTTGGGCAGTTCATCATAAAGCCTCTTCTTGGATACTTTTTTGGTACCATTTCGGTGACAGCTTTCCGTCTTCCAACTTCTATCG GTGCTGGCATCATGTTAGTGTCTTGCGTCAGTGGGGCGCAGCTTTCAAATTATGCTACTTTTCTAGCTGACCCGGCTATGGCCCCTCTAAGCATAGTTATGACATCATTATCGACTGCCACAGCAGTTCTTGTTACACCAATGTTGTCTCTCTTGCTCATTGGCAAGAGGTTGCCAGTTGATGTGAAAGGAATGATGTCCAGTATCGTGCAGATTGTAGTTGTACCTATTGCTGCAGGCCTCCTTTTGAACAG GTTCTCTCCCCGGATTTCTGCTGCTATCCGGCCACTGTTGCCTCCTCTCTCAGTGTTTGTGACAGCTCTCTGTGTTGGTTCACCATTGGCAATAAACATAGACGCCGTCCTCTCCCCTTTTGGGATCATAATTTTGTTGCTTATTATTGGATTCCATGCCTCATCATTTTTTGCTGGGTATATTCTCACTGGGCTTGTGTTCCAGAAAGCACctgatgtgaaagctctacaGAGAACTCTTTCCTTCGAGACAG GAATGCAGAGTAGTCTCCTAGCTCTTGCATTGGCAAACAAGTTTTTCAAAGACCCACTAGTGGGTGTGCCTCCAGCCATTTCT GTTGTGATTATGTC
- the LOC131232978 gene encoding probable sodium/metabolite cotransporter BASS5, chloroplastic isoform X1, which yields MYSMNTSAPLSQRCPRPLLSSLSYHLPKRKFSFPPLPTKHHLLTSTFPRSPSLSLHLESSRISARKCVPENVSNSFEPDQVQEEAFGSIQEIAHNEIDITKILMGANSIIPHVVLASTLLALIFPPSFTWFTTRYYAPALGFLMFAVGVNSSSKDFIEAINRPGVLTAGYVGQFIIKPLLGYFFGTISVTAFRLPTSIGAGIMLVSCVSGAQLSNYATFLADPAMAPLSIVMTSLSTATAVLVTPMLSLLLIGKRLPVDVKGMMSSIVQIVVVPIAAGLLLNRFSPRISAAIRPLLPPLSVFVTALCVGSPLAINIDAVLSPFGIIILLLIIGFHASSFFAGYILTGLVFQKAPDVKALQRTLSFETGMQSSLLALALANKFFKDPLVGVPPAISVVIMSLMGFSLVMLWTKRRDQVPA from the exons ATGTACTCAATGAATACCAGCGCTCCGCTCTCTCAGCGCTGCCCAAGGCCGCTCCTTTCGTCGCTCTCATATCATCTCCCAAAACGCAAATTCTCCTTTCCTCCATTGCCGACAAAACACCATCTCCTCACTTCAACCTTTCCaagatctccctctctctctcttcatt TGGAAAGTTCTAGAATTTCCGCCAGGAAATGTGTTCCGGAGAACGTTTCCAATTCTTTCGAGCCAGATCAGGTTCAGGAAGAAGCTTTTGGCTCGATTCAG GAGATTGCACATAATGAGATCGATATTACGAAGATTCTGATGGGCGCCAACTCTATTATTCCTCATGTAGTCCTTGCAAGCACATTGTTGGCTCTTATCTTTCCACCTTCTTTCACATGGTTCACAACCAG GTATTATGCCCCAGCACTGGGATTTTTGATGTTTGCTGTTGGGGTTAATTCAAGTTCAAAGGATTTCATTGAAGCAATCAATAGACCTGGAGTTCTAACTGCTGGATATGTTGGGCAGTTCATCATAAAGCCTCTTCTTGGATACTTTTTTGGTACCATTTCGGTGACAGCTTTCCGTCTTCCAACTTCTATCG GTGCTGGCATCATGTTAGTGTCTTGCGTCAGTGGGGCGCAGCTTTCAAATTATGCTACTTTTCTAGCTGACCCGGCTATGGCCCCTCTAAGCATAGTTATGACATCATTATCGACTGCCACAGCAGTTCTTGTTACACCAATGTTGTCTCTCTTGCTCATTGGCAAGAGGTTGCCAGTTGATGTGAAAGGAATGATGTCCAGTATCGTGCAGATTGTAGTTGTACCTATTGCTGCAGGCCTCCTTTTGAACAG GTTCTCTCCCCGGATTTCTGCTGCTATCCGGCCACTGTTGCCTCCTCTCTCAGTGTTTGTGACAGCTCTCTGTGTTGGTTCACCATTGGCAATAAACATAGACGCCGTCCTCTCCCCTTTTGGGATCATAATTTTGTTGCTTATTATTGGATTCCATGCCTCATCATTTTTTGCTGGGTATATTCTCACTGGGCTTGTGTTCCAGAAAGCACctgatgtgaaagctctacaGAGAACTCTTTCCTTCGAGACAG GAATGCAGAGTAGTCTCCTAGCTCTTGCATTGGCAAACAAGTTTTTCAAAGACCCACTAGTGGGTGTGCCTCCAGCCATTTCT GTTGTGATTATGTC
- the LOC131232978 gene encoding probable sodium/metabolite cotransporter BASS5, chloroplastic isoform X2, whose product MATGADILNLENTLMWSSKKYYTHNGAWLRYNIRMYYAPALGFLMFAVGVNSSSKDFIEAINRPGVLTAGYVGQFIIKPLLGYFFGTISVTAFRLPTSIGAGIMLVSCVSGAQLSNYATFLADPAMAPLSIVMTSLSTATAVLVTPMLSLLLIGKRLPVDVKGMMSSIVQIVVVPIAAGLLLNRFSPRISAAIRPLLPPLSVFVTALCVGSPLAINIDAVLSPFGIIILLLIIGFHASSFFAGYILTGLVFQKAPDVKALQRTLSFETGMQSSLLALALANKFFKDPLVGVPPAISVVIMSLMGFSLVMLWTKRRDQVPA is encoded by the exons ATGGCTACTGGTGCTGATATTTTGAACCTTGAAAATACTCTCATGTGGAGCTCAAAGAAGTACTATACCCACAATGGTGCATGGCTTCGATACAACATACGTAT GTATTATGCCCCAGCACTGGGATTTTTGATGTTTGCTGTTGGGGTTAATTCAAGTTCAAAGGATTTCATTGAAGCAATCAATAGACCTGGAGTTCTAACTGCTGGATATGTTGGGCAGTTCATCATAAAGCCTCTTCTTGGATACTTTTTTGGTACCATTTCGGTGACAGCTTTCCGTCTTCCAACTTCTATCG GTGCTGGCATCATGTTAGTGTCTTGCGTCAGTGGGGCGCAGCTTTCAAATTATGCTACTTTTCTAGCTGACCCGGCTATGGCCCCTCTAAGCATAGTTATGACATCATTATCGACTGCCACAGCAGTTCTTGTTACACCAATGTTGTCTCTCTTGCTCATTGGCAAGAGGTTGCCAGTTGATGTGAAAGGAATGATGTCCAGTATCGTGCAGATTGTAGTTGTACCTATTGCTGCAGGCCTCCTTTTGAACAG GTTCTCTCCCCGGATTTCTGCTGCTATCCGGCCACTGTTGCCTCCTCTCTCAGTGTTTGTGACAGCTCTCTGTGTTGGTTCACCATTGGCAATAAACATAGACGCCGTCCTCTCCCCTTTTGGGATCATAATTTTGTTGCTTATTATTGGATTCCATGCCTCATCATTTTTTGCTGGGTATATTCTCACTGGGCTTGTGTTCCAGAAAGCACctgatgtgaaagctctacaGAGAACTCTTTCCTTCGAGACAG GAATGCAGAGTAGTCTCCTAGCTCTTGCATTGGCAAACAAGTTTTTCAAAGACCCACTAGTGGGTGTGCCTCCAGCCATTTCT GTTGTGATTATGTC